The Anabas testudineus chromosome 11, fAnaTes1.2, whole genome shotgun sequence genome has a segment encoding these proteins:
- the ssr2 gene encoding translocon-associated protein subunit beta, with translation MTKMLHVFLVLALIGLGSGEEGARLLASKSLLNRYAVEGRDLTLQYNIYNVGSSAALEVELSDDSFPPEDFGIVSGMLNVKWDRIAPASNVSHTVVLRPLKAGYFNFTYASVSYLAQEGGQVVTGYTSAPGQGGILAQREFDRRFSPHYLDWAAFGVMTLPSIGIPLLLWYSSKRKYDSPKAKKN, from the exons ATGACCAAGATGCTGCATGTGTTCCTGGTCCTGGCTCTGATTGGCCTGGGCTCAGGAGAAGAGGGAGCCCGATTGTTGGCCTCCAAGTCTCTGCTGAACCGCTATGCTGTGGAGGGCCGTGACCTCACCCTGCAGTACAATATCTACAATGTGGGCTCCAG TGCTGCTCTGGAGGTGGAGCTTTCAGATGACTCTTTTCCCCCTGAAGACTTTGGAATTGTTTCAGGAATGTTGAACGTGAAATGGGACAGGATCGCACC AGCCAGCAATGTCTCTCACACTGTGGTGCTACGCCCCCTGAAGGCTGGTTACTTTAATTTCACCTATGCTTCTGTCAGCTACCTGGCCCAGGAGGGGGGACAAGTTGTG ACTGGATACACCAGTGCCCCAGGCCAGGGAGGCATCCTGGCTCAGAGGGAGTTCGACCGCCGCTTCTCTCCACATTAT CTGGACTGGGCCGCGTTTGGCGTGATGACCCTTCCCTCCATTGGCATCCCTCTGCTCCTTTGGTACTCCAGCAAGAGGAAGTACGACTCACCAAAGGCCAAGAAGAACTGA
- the LOC113154932 gene encoding sclerostin domain-containing protein 1-like, protein MICGASGLQLLALLLLLSRSSPAVHNDATESVSPQPAHDTQEEPVHEDTNQARNGGRRQTDAVRNGPDQSQVGCRELRSTKYISDGQCTSVNPIKELVCAGECLPTHLLPNWIGGGSYNGRYWSRRDAQEWRCVIDRTRTQRIRLQCQDGSSRTYKITVVTSCKCKRYTRQQNDSGHKDTSSLSGKQRKSQRKVGVPEEGAERQSEN, encoded by the exons ATGATCTGTGGTGCCAGCGGACTCCAGCTCCTCGCGCTCCTTCTGCTGCTGAGCAGGAGCAGCCCAGCTGTTCACAACGATGCCACAGAGTCCGTCAGTCCTCAGCCGGCGCATGACACCCAGGAGGAACCGGTTCATGAAGACACGAACCAGGCGAGGAACGGTGGGCGACGACAGACCGACGCTGTGCGTAATG GCCCAGACCAGAGCCAGGTGGGCTGCAGGGAGCTGAGGTCCACAAAATATATCTCTGACGGTCAGTGCACCAGCGTCAACCCCATCAAGGAGCTGGTGTGTGCTGGGGAGTGTCTGCCGACTCACCTGCTGCCCAACTGGATTGGTGGTGGGAGTTACAATGGGAGGTACTGGAGCCGCCGTGACGCCCAGGAATGGCGCTGTGTCATTGATCGGACCAGGACCCAGCGGATCCGTTTACAGTGCCAGGACGGCAGCTCCAGGACCTACAAGATAACCGTTGTGACTTCCTGCAAGTGCAAGCGCTACACCAGACAGCAGAATGACTCAGGACACAAGGACACGTCTTCCCTCAGtggtaaacagagaaaaagtcaGAGGAAGGTTGGAGTCCCTGAGGAGGGAGCTGAGAGGCAGTCTGAAAACTAA